From a region of the Helianthus annuus cultivar XRQ/B chromosome 5, HanXRQr2.0-SUNRISE, whole genome shotgun sequence genome:
- the LOC110943501 gene encoding uncharacterized protein LOC110943501 — protein MLHDRTRPSYSPYRPRGRGPPPYSDNFTPLSKTPSEILATERVKNSFPRPPPIKPGPKARPNEYCDFHKGFGHKTDDCMYLKREIEAAVKTGRLAHLVKEIKEGGGDPKGRDIGEPGRADVDMIRRRNEFDTVRSVKAKILGSPDCMKAPILMLHLEENEVQRLPLNISAIIAGHKVSRIHVDGGSGVEVIYEHCFLRFDRDVRDRLEEDSIPLVGFNNSVSHPLGKIRLLFTVGVGDRVRTINPTFTVVRAPSKYNTILGRPGIGDLQAQASTPHGALVFQTPKGLAWVKSAYEVISSVSEGEASEKPRKEGVEEWVLCDGFPEQTIKVGSCHTPPRPHPALEA, from the coding sequence ATGTTGCACGACAGAACGAGGCCCTCATACTCCCCATACAGACCTCGGGGGAGGGGTCCCCCTCCTTACTCTGATAATTTCACCCCTCTCAGCAAGACACCAAGTGAGATACTGGCCACTGAAAGGGTAAAGAACTCTTTCCCGAGGCCACCACCCATAAAACCCGGGCCAAAGGCACGACCAAACGAGTATTGTGACTTCCACAAAGGTTTTGGGCATAAAACCGATGACTGTATGTATTTAAAAAGGGAAATAGAGGCTGCGGTAAAGACGGGAAGGCTGGCCCACTTGGTTAAGGAAATAAAGGAGGGGGGAGGGGACCCCAAGGGAAGAGATATAGGGGAGCCTGGGAGGGCAGATGTTGACATGATTAGAAGGAGGAATGAATTCGATACCGTCCGGAGTGTAAAGGCCAAGATCCTGGGCTCCCCGGACTGCATGAAAGCTCCCATCCTTATGCTACACTTGGAAGAAAACGAAGTGCAACGGCTTCCTCTAAACATCTCAGCCATAATAGCTGGCCACAAAGTGTCTCGAATACATGTGGACGGAGGGTCCGGCGTCGAAGTAATATACGAGCATTGTTTCCTTAGATTTGACAGGGACGTAAGAGATCGGCTCGAAGAAGACTCCATCCCCTTAGTAGGATTCAACAACAGTGTATCACACCCCCTGGGAAAAATCAGGCTTCTGTTCACAGTTGGGGTAGGGGATCGGGTCCGAACGATAAACCCGACCTTCACAGTGGTTCGGGCACCCTCAAAGTACAACACGATCTTGGGAAGACCTGGAATCGGGGACCTACAAGCACAGGCATCCACCCCCCACGGAGCTTTAGTGTTTCAAACACCGAAGGGTTTAGCCTGGGTTAAGTCTGCTTATGAAGTAATCTCCTCCGTATCCGAAGGAGAAGCATCTGAGAAGCCCCGGAAGGAGGGTGTAGAAGAGTGGGTCCTTTGCGACGGGTTCCCAGAACAAACGATCAAAGTAGGAAGTTGTCACACCCCTCCAAgaccccaccccgccttggaggcgtga
- the LOC110941087 gene encoding uncharacterized protein LOC110941087, with protein MERKTPVRKPHSATSDLLSWPETPVADSVEAPSAAARSHQPSDGISKVVFGGQVSDEEFQTLNKRKPVSGYKLKEITGSGIFAAGGENDEEEADAANPTSTNKTGLRMYQQTVAGMSHISFGGEESVSPKKALSEAKQRELSGTLDNELDSTLKKQFSTAKNKELSGHNIFGAPPEIQPRPLAARALALRESITIGESTPNNTNAAEQVKTAKKIPSQKFTELSGNNIFKGDEVPASAEKHMSSAKLREMSGSNIFADGKAESRDFLGARKPPGGESSIALV; from the exons ATGGAGAGGAAGACGCCGGTGAGGAAACCACACAGTGCGACCTCAGATCTGTTGAGCTGGCCGGAAACTCCTGTTGCTGATTCGGTGGAGGCACCCTCAGCTGCTGCTCGTTCTCACCAGCCTTCCGATGGGATCAGTAAGGTCGTCTTTGGGGGCCAGGTCTCTGATGAAGAATTCCAAACCCTCAACAAAAG GAAACCTGTTTCGGGGTATAAGTTAAAGGAGATCACTGGCAGTGGCATATTTGCAGCTGGTGGAGAGAATGACGAAGAAGAAGCGGATGCTGCAAACCCTACCTCAACTAATAAAACTGGATTACGAATGTATCAG CAAACGGTTGCGGGGATGAGTCACATTTCATTTGGTGGAGAAGAATCAGTGTCTCCTAAAAAGGCACTTTCTGAGGCTAAGCAGCGGGAGTTAAGTGGTACATTAGATAACGAGTTAGATTCAACGTTGAAAAAACAGTTTTCAACTGCAAAGAACAAGGAACTCAGTGGACATAACATATTTGGAGCACCTCCTGAAATTCAACCTCGCCCGTTGGCTGCCCGCGCATTGGCGTTGAGAGAAAGCATAACCATCGGTGAATCTACTCCAAACAAT ACAAATGCTGCAGAACAGGTGAAGACGGCAAAAAAGATCCCGAGCCAGAAATTCACAGAGCTTTCTGGAAACAATATTTTCAAAGGTGACGAGGTGCCAGCATCGGCAGAAAAACATATGAGCTCAGCAAAGCTTCGAGAAATGAGTGGAAGTAACATCTTTGCTGACGGGAAAGCGGAATCTAGAGACTTTCTAGGGGCTCGCAAGCCGCCAGGTGGAGAGAGTAGCATTGCTTTGGTTTAG